From the genome of Brassica oleracea var. oleracea cultivar TO1000 chromosome C4, BOL, whole genome shotgun sequence:
TCATGAAACATGCATAGCTGAAACAACCAATTGTGACCAAAACTGCGCCTTTGATAGCACTATGAATATCGGTTCCATCTATGTTTTGTGTGGAGGCTCCTTTAGTCCAGAAAAGGTCGAGAACTGGACCTTTTACAAGAGTCATGATCATGGCTCCTCCAACTGTAGCCAATGTTCCAATCACCTTACCGGCGCTCCTGATGCACCTTAGTTTCATTCTTTCAAGGCCGAAAATATAGGCAAGGACGAACGTGATTGCAGGTAGGACATTATACATGGCGGTTGCAAATGTAGCCGTTGTATATTTCATTCCCAGGTAGTATAAGTTTTGATCAATCACTGGCCTATTATATTTCAAAGACACATGATAGGAAAAAAATAAATCAGTCTCAAGTAATAGAAGAGACGTGTGGGAGGAATGAAGATGAATAAAATGAAATATTACTCAAGTAAACCAAGAAGTGTGATCTTGAAGAATATCATTAACGTCATCTTAGGTCTCACCTTCCTGTTTTTTTCCCACATCATAACCCATTAAATACATTCTAAAGGACAATTAAATTTTCAACCGAAAAGACAGCATTCTCAACACAAACATCATAAGCAACAAGGTATATCAGAAAGTTGCACACTTATTTTTCATCCATAAAGTTGCACATTAGAAATGTGAAATACTCTTCAATGAATGACAGTGACAGAAGCCACAGAAAACCAAAGATAGAATCGTTACAAGTGTTTTGTCCTTTAACATATGACTGACCCCTTCTTATCGTATAACTACGTCACAAGCCTCAATCTTTCTTTTTGCTACTTTCTTCCTTTCAATACACTAAACGTTATGCATAACCCACAAATAAAAAAAATCATTTTTAAAAACGGATAACAATTGTTTCATAATTTAATATATATATAGAATCCGTTTTGTTGATCAAGGTCACAATTGTTTGCTTCTCCATACTTGTGTGTGCGTTTTCCACTTATAATGACTAATAGGTATCAAAATGGAAACACAAACGTAAAAGACTGGTAATGCAAATTCGATTTCCAAAATAGATAAACTAAAATGATATTCTACTATCATGGTCTTGAAACTACAAACCAAACGTTGAACTATGTTTGTTAAATAAACTATATTCTAAAGAAGGGAAAGTAGAGAGTACTTGTCGAAATATAAGGCAAACGGGGCCATAACCACGGTAGCAACGGCATGACGGTAAACAACAAGGACGTAATTGCTCATGCCTTTGTTTAAGACAGCTTTTGAGAGAATGTCCATTCCTGCTAGTCCTACTTGCAACAATACCATTGAAATGAATGGCCTTGCCTTCGCCATACAACCCGTATTCTTTACTTCCTCCATCCCGCTACTAACTTAAGATCAACAATCTCCCTTTTTCTCTGATTTGATTATATTTGAGAGTAGTAGCAACAGAGATATGGTGAGGTTTGTTTCAGTTGAATGATTTGTTATGATTGTCATGGTTTATCTCTCTTTATATAGGGCCAAAGATAAAGGATGTGATGTGATGTGATTATTCTTCTCCCTACGAAACTTATACGTATATGTTAGTGTATATATTTAGTATTATAGAAGTATGTGTATAAAGTTGGTATACCCTACCCTGAATTTATGGGGCCTATATCTCTACCTTATCAACTAGAACCAAAAAGGATGCACAAAACAGTCAACCTACACATTTGAGAATACGTATTTGATTTTCACATAGCGTAACTAAATAAACAAAATTGCTTTATGTTGTGGATTCCCATGTTTAATCGAACTCGAACGCACGTTGTATCAATATTCTCTAGTTCGATTCATTTTCCTGAATCTTAAAACGTATAATTATGGAAGTAGACATTTGTTTTATCAACATAAGGCTATCCTTATATATGCATGTTGTTTTAGGACCTAATCATAATGTTTGTAGAGTTAACTTTAACTCTTCTCTATGATGTAACCCGACAATGTTTAATTTGTAATGAAAATAAGTTGTGTTTCAGAAAAATAAAAAAATAAAGCCATTGTTGACGTAAAGGCAATAATGCTTTTTTCAATATTTTTGTTATTTAGAAATAATAATAAAAAATTATAAATTTTGTGAACTGCTTGACAAAGTTTGTAGACAAAACGGTGAGGCTCAACCTTGAAGAGGAATCACTTGGTTTGGGACATGACAAGACCCATGAAAGAAATAGGCAATGTTTTTAGGGTTTATTTGCCCAATAACCAAATTCATAATAGAAATTAGGTAGATGACATTGATGTTGACATAACGAATAAACTATTATTTATGTTATAATTTATCCGGTTATACCTTTTTTAATTACAAGTGATCGATGAAAAAAGAAAAAAGAGATAACGTCAGATGTTTTAAGGTGTTGACACCTTAATAGCTAACTGTTCAGAATGAGAGATATGAAAGACATCCACGTAACTTGTGTTTATTACCACATACAATTTTAAATTAGATTAGTGATATGTGGTTCCATGAAATACATAAATGAATTAATGACGTAGAAACTGAAATGAATTTAGTGCATAATGAAAAATAAAAGGATGGATCTATTTCATATGAGAAATAATATATGACTCTAACCCAACATACACCTCTTAAATGTTAAACTCATACCTAACTTTTGAATACTAAACCCTAAACTGTTATCACTAAACCCAAACCTCAATCCACACCTTCCAAATACTAAACACTAAATACTGATCACTAAACCTTAAATCTAATCACTAAACCATAAACCCAAGTATAGACCATAAACCCAAGTATAGACCCTAAACCAAGATAAAATGGAACAAAAAATATAATATGGTTTAATAAACCCAAACTTCTACTTACTAAATCAAAACCCTATGCATGAACCTATAAACCCAAATACAATCTATAAATTATTTTCCAATATTGAACACTTGAAGACACATTTACTTGGTTAGCATGTTACATATCTTCTATTCCATATAGTCTAAATAGTATAGTACACGAATGTTTAAAATAATCAAAAATTTCAATGGTGTATCCATAGTATGAAATGCAAATAGTAAATTCTCTTCACCCGCAAAAATACAACAATACAAGACACACTATTAATTATTAAAGCTAAACTCTAATTAAGGAATCATAAACCCAAATAGTATATATATAATATGGTTTACTATACCCAAATTTCTACTTAGTAAATCTAAACCCTAGGCAGGAACCTATAAACCCAAATACAATCTATAAACCCTATGCACGATACATGTTTACTAAACCCAAATCCCAACCCCGCCCTTCTAAATACTAAACCCTAAATCCTAATCAATAAACCCTAAACCCAAGTATAAACCCTAAACTCAAATATAAACCATAAACCCTAAACTCTAAACTCAAATCTCAAAATCTAATACTGGCCTCAAACTCACATCTATTACTCCAAATACTAAACCCTAATCACTAATTACTAAACCCTAAACTCAAATATAAACCATAAACCCTAAACTCTAAACTCAAATCTCAAAATCTAATACTGGCCTCAAACTCACATCTATTACTCCAAATACTAAACCCTAATCACTAATTACTAAACCCTAAACTCAAATATAACCTCTAAATCTAAATATCAAAATCTAAAATAATACATAATATTATGTAATATTAATTTATACTATATAAATATTATTTATAGTTGAGAAATGTAGTATAGTACACTAATATAAGAGTTTATTTGTCACCTATCCAAAATTGGTTTTAATCATTACACTTAAACTAATATAGTATGAATTTCATATTACAATCAATTACACAAAATGACATAGAAGAAAACTATCAAATTTGTAAATATGAAAATGATTACATTTTTAAAGGATTGCTTAGATATATATCCCAAATAGTATAGTAACTTTACATAAATAACTACACTAAAGAATATATACTATACTATTCTTTTCCCGAATATATTGGACGATAAGTTCATCTTCTTCAATTCTTCTTTTGTCAAACATGCTGATACACCTTCACTTCGTTCACCGTCGTTATTCTTCACTACCATATAGAGATCATCTTCATCTCTTCTCTTTTTTTCCGACACGGCGACGCTTTTACCGGTCCGCCGTCGTTATTCTTCACCATTGGATCACTAAAACAAAAAAAAGAAACGAAAACAAAGTATGAAAACAAAAGCATGATGTGAGAATCAATGATTTAAGAGAAAGAGGAAAATAAATGAAAGAGTTGTTATGTTTGCTCACCGTATACGCCTTCATCGTTGTTCTTTGTTCTTCTCATGAGAAGAAATTCAGTTCAAGAAGATGTGTGCATAATAAAAGACCACGTTCATCTTCATCTTCATGAAAGCTATCTAATTATCTTGAGAGGTGAGAGTGAATACAACGTGGCCACATATTTTACTTGTTACCATAATTAATTTTTTTTTTTTTGGATAGTAGGTTTCACTGGTTGAATATTGGGGCAATATATATGGCAATAATGTATATTATGTACAGGGTATATAGATAAATGAAGGTTTTTAGATAGTAGGTGAATTATAATTTGTGCCCAATTTCCCATGTTTTTATTAGTCCAATTTCCCATGTTTTTATTAGTTATTCTTTGACACAAAGAAAAGAGAGTTGCACTTGATGTATTATAGTTTGATTGAATAAATTACATTCATTAAAAAACAGAAATTTAAATGGTTACACTGGTTTTTACTGTTCTAATTATGGCTGAAATTTTTCGTATTATAAATTTTTGCAGAATTTGGCTAGTTTATGCAAGGTCGCCTAACTCCAGGAGCGGGGTTCATGCAATACTTCGTTCTATAAAACTATAAACTATATATGTAAATGATTAATGAGTCGCGAACTCACGATAAACCGACATTGTTGGGTAGAATGACTACTGGTTAGATTTTTGCTTTCTATCAAGTTTCTATTTTACTTTAGTTTATGGAATATTTATTTACGCAAGTGCGTATAATTGCCAATATTTTGGGTCCTTTGCACTGTTCCCATTTTGCCACTTAATTAGTTTATGGTGGAAATATGGAATCACTTTCATTATTTTCTTTGCATATAGTTTTGTTTTTTAGAAGGGAACGGCATATACCAAAAGAAAAAAAGGGAAGAACCGGTTATTTATCACTAAAATGTTTTTGATTCATTATTCTACACTTGGCAGAGGGAATATGTATATAGAATGATCTAAGGATCGCAATAAATAGTACATAATTTCTACATTTTTCACATTTCTACATTTTAGTATTTCATTACCATCTTCTTCATAATTATTGGCTCTAAACGGGGCAAGGAACAACAACAAAAACCAACCTCTAACCTTAGAATTGTGACTTAATTTAAGTCAAACCAATGGACTATTTTTTTTAAAATATATTTGTAAATCTTGGTTATGGTATGATGATAGTGTTAGGTTCGTACCTCCTCACTAATGAGATGCAAGCTCAACAAGTTCACGCACATGATGCAGTTTAGAGGCATTTTGCATTTTCATATAATATAAGTCAAACGTAGAACTATAAGTGTCTCTAAGATAAAGCATCGATCATGAGAGCTGTATACGTAGGGAAATATTCTTCGGGTGAAAAAAATTGTGGTGGCCTTCCGAATAGCTTCTCTCCGTGACTCCGTCCTAGAGTTTGCTCTGTTGGTTCGATTCACCATGTGCCCCTATGTAGCTGATCACTCTCTTATAAAAAGATCACCCCAAACGATAAAATCTCTAAATATACAATTTTATAATTTATAAATAACTTAACATAAAAATAAGTTTTATTCCAAAGTCACTCGTAATTATCCTTTTATTAGTCAACAATAATGAAAAATGGAAATATTTTTAGTAGTGAAATGACGTCACTTCTTTCTTCACTGGGTCTACATTTCTAGTTGAAAAGAATGGACGCTTTCAACGTTGAATCATGCCACACATACATAAATAATAGTATATGTTAATATACATGTTATTTACTATATGCGGTAATTATATATAATATATAATATTACATAAATGTGACGTATGCATATGAAACAAATATTATTCACATAATTATAATTTCAATTAGACCAAAACCTCAACGTGCTTTGTAATTATAAGAGCCAATAGGAGATAACATTGGGGATTAATAGACATCTTCTTTCGCTGTCGGGCTGACAAAAAGTAAGATTCCTTCTGGTACACTGATTTTTTTCCTTTAGAGAAAAACGGACAAGAGATTAAGGATGGATTAATTGCAATTATTTCAAAGAAAAATTTATTGATCGCTAGTTCTATTATTAAAAGTAAGGTATGATTTTGGTGAACCACTTCTTTCCAACAGTTTTATACTTTATTTTCATAAATATTCAGTGTTTTATACAAAAATCCGGATGATCTAATATGTGGTTAAAAGTTCTATTGTAAAGTCCAAGTCTATAATATCTACTAGATATATATATGGACGTACGATACGAAACCGCATATTTTAGGCTGTTTTGAAAGC
Proteins encoded in this window:
- the LOC106340101 gene encoding WAT1-related protein At2g37460-like isoform X2, translated to MEEVKNTGCMAKARPFISMVLLQVGLAGMDILSKAVLNKGMSNYVLVVYRHAVATVVMAPFALYFDKPVIDQNLYYLGMKYTTATFATAMYNVLPAITFVLAYIFGLERMKLRCIRSAGKVIGTLATVGGAMIMTLVKGPVLDLFWTKGASTQNIDGTDIHSAIKGAVLVTIGCFSYACFMILQAVTLRTYPAELSLTAWICLMGTIEGTAVALVMEKGNPGAWAIGWDTKLLTSTYSGIVCSAIAYYVGGMVMKTRGPVFVTAFSPLCMIIVAIMSTVIFAEQMYLGRVLGAVVICAGLYLVIWGKGNDYEFSSMPQPNDESTQPKLELSRNGKGSVNHEVITINNQGEHF
- the LOC106340101 gene encoding WAT1-related protein At2g37460-like isoform X1, translated to MEEVKNTGCMAKARPFISMVLLQVGLAGMDILSKAVLNKGMSNYVLVVYRHAVATVVMAPFALYFDKKVRPKMTLMIFFKITLLGLLEPVIDQNLYYLGMKYTTATFATAMYNVLPAITFVLAYIFGLERMKLRCIRSAGKVIGTLATVGGAMIMTLVKGPVLDLFWTKGASTQNIDGTDIHSAIKGAVLVTIGCFSYACFMILQAVTLRTYPAELSLTAWICLMGTIEGTAVALVMEKGNPGAWAIGWDTKLLTSTYSGIVCSAIAYYVGGMVMKTRGPVFVTAFSPLCMIIVAIMSTVIFAEQMYLGRVLGAVVICAGLYLVIWGKGNDYEFSSMPQPNDESTQPKLELSRNGKGSVNHEVITINNQGEHF